The Planktothrix sp. FACHB-1365 genome contains the following window.
GAATTCCTCATGGTTCCTTAAGTAGCTGTTTTATTACAGCAATGGATGATAACTTAGAAAGCATTTTTGACACGATTAAAGATGCTGCTAGGATTTCTAAAAATGGCGGGGGTGTGGGAACCAATGTTAGTCGAGTTCGGGCGACGGGAAGTTGGGTCATGGGGAAACAAAACACCTCTGGGGGTGTTATTCCTTGGATTAAATTATTAAATGATACTGCGATCGCAGTTAATCAAGGCGGTCGTCGGGCGGGGGCAATTACAGTTAGTTTAGATATCTGGCATTTAGACGTTCCTGAATTTTTGGAAATGCAAACTGAAAATGGAGATCAACGTCGCAAAGTTTATGATATTTTTCCACAATTAGTCATCCCGGATGAATTTATGCGTCGGGTGATTAATCGAGAAGATTGGACATTAATTGATCCCTATGAAATTAGGGAAAAATTAGGCATTGAATTAGCGGAAACTTGGGGTGAATCCTTTGAAAAAGCCTATCAAAAAATAGAAGAAAATTTAGATACAGAAATTACCCTTTATAAAAAGGTAAATGCTAGAGAACTGTTCAAGTTAATGATGCGTTCTCAAGTGGAAACGGGAATGCCCTATTTATGGTTTAAAGATACCTCAAATCGAGCTAATCCGAATCAACATGAAGGGTATATTCCGGGGGGGAATTTATGTCAAGAATCGTGGAGTAATGTTAAACCCGGAGAGGAAGCACACACTTGCAACTTAGATTCCTTGAATTTGGCTAATATTGAACCCGAAGAACTCCCAGAAATCTGTGAAATTGCGGTGCGAATGTTAGACAATACCATTGAAATTACCAATGCACCCTTTGAAGCCAGTAAACACCATAATCAAAAATATCGTACCATTGGGGTTGGAGCGATGGGATTAGCGGATTGGTTAGCTAAAAATCGCTTAACCTATAATCATTTAACCGAAATTAGTCATCTATTTGAAGATATCGGTTTTTATTGTACTCAAACCTCAATGGAATTGGCAAAAGAACGAGGTGCTTATCCAGCCTTTAAAGGCAGCACTTGGAGTCAAGGAAAATTAATTGGAGCGAAACCTGTAGAGTGGTTTTTACAACACGCTGGAAATAAAGAACGCTGGCAAAAATTGAGTTTAGAGATTCAAAAATATGGGATTCGGAATTCTCATATTACTGCGATCGCTCCTAACACATCTTCTTCTTTAGTGCAAGGATGTACCGCTAGTATTTTACCTTGTTATAGTCGTTTTTTCTATGACAAATGGGCAAAAGGAACCGTACCCATCGCCCCACCTTTCTTGCGGGATCATTTCTGGTTTTACCCGGAAAATAAAAGCCTAAATCAACAAATTGTTGTGAAAGCAGTTGCTACTGTTCAACAATGGATTGATACCGGAATTTCAATGGAATTAATGTTTAATCTCAACGAAGGAATTTATTTTCCTGATGAGCCTGATCGGACTTTGAAAGCTAAAGATATTTTTGATATCTTAATCTTGGCTTGGCAAGAAGGCTGTAAAGCGGTTTATTATGTCAGAACGGTACAACGTGACAGCTTCAAAGAAGCCGATGATAGCTGTGCCGCTTGTGCAAACTAAAAGTTAAAGATACAGTAGAGACGTTGTATACAACGTCTCTACTGTATTTTACAAGTATGACCCTAGACTTCTTTTCATCATCAGCAATGGATAAAAATGGGCATCAAAAACCCTTAAAAATGCCCATAAATCCCATTTTTAACCCCAATGGAAACGATGATATTGCTCATCGTTCAATTTGGTTCGGGGAAACCACAAATCTAATGCAGTTAAACGACGTGCGTTATTCCTGGGCTGTCGGTTTGTACAAACAAATGCGCGAGAATTTCTGGGTTAATTAGGTAGCCCAGACTAAATCCCTTGAAAACGGTGAAACTCTGTGTAATTTATTGGCGTTGCCAGAAAGTTTATTATATTATGAAATACAACTTTCATAATATAACAAATGGAAAGCAAGACCTGTAGCAAGTGTCACGTTGTTAAACATATTTCAGAATTTCACAAAGACGCTAGGTTAAAAAGTGGAATAGTCTCAAGGTGCAAAAGTTGTACTCTTGCATACAAACAAAGCTATTACGCATCAAGTCATGGGAAAGCTAAATCCAAAGCCTACGTTGAAAGAAATCAAGAAAAGATAAAATCCTACAACAAGCAGTATCTTAGGGAATATAGAAACTCTGGAATTAAAAATAAAAATAAACTAGAGTTTTGTATTTATAAAGGTGGTTGTTGTTCAGAATATGGATTTGTTGCAACGGAAGATACTATTGCTGCCTTTGATTTTCATCACACTGATCCTTCTGAAAAGGAATATACTCCATCAGATATGCTGTTGATGAGAAAAGATAAGGTATTCCAGGAATTAGATAAATGTATTCTCTTGTGTTCTAACTGTCACAGGATTTTACATTACAGACAATACCGTGCCAAGCTTGCTAAAAAGCAAGAAGGTGTAGAGACTAACCCTATACGGGAGTAGGCAGTAAGCGATTGACTGTCGAAGCAGGGGACTCCTTTTTAGATTAAAAGGATGATGAGATAGTCCGATCCATAAGGTGACTTATGGCAGCTT
Protein-coding sequences here:
- a CDS encoding ribonucleoside-diphosphate reductase subunit alpha, whose protein sequence is MQSTSLSIATTPSKDIKVIKRDGSFAPLDVSKIREVVNWACEGMEANPITLEAGLTTRLRNGVTTREIQDNLINCALELCSPSDPDWRYVAGRLHIWSLWKDALVRRGYEYGDYCRTVHNKVEQGQYDVRILTYTVEELQEAGSWINPEWDKDYDYAGAVLLSKRYLLPDELPQEALLTCALLLAIVETSENRLFWARKFYQAIAQRKISLATPILANLRIPHGSLSSCFITAMDDNLESIFDTIKDAARISKNGGGVGTNVSRVRATGSWVMGKQNTSGGVIPWIKLLNDTAIAVNQGGRRAGAITVSLDIWHLDVPEFLEMQTENGDQRRKVYDIFPQLVIPDEFMRRVINREDWTLIDPYEIREKLGIELAETWGESFEKAYQKIEENLDTEITLYKKVNARELFKLMMRSQVETGMPYLWFKDTSNRANPNQHEGYIPGGNLCQESWSNVKPGEEAHTCNLDSLNLANIEPEELPEICEIAVRMLDNTIEITNAPFEASKHHNQKYRTIGVGAMGLADWLAKNRLTYNHLTEISHLFEDIGFYCTQTSMELAKERGAYPAFKGSTWSQGKLIGAKPVEWFLQHAGNKERWQKLSLEIQKYGIRNSHITAIAPNTSSSLVQGCTASILPCYSRFFYDKWAKGTVPIAPPFLRDHFWFYPENKSLNQQIVVKAVATVQQWIDTGISMELMFNLNEGIYFPDEPDRTLKAKDIFDILILAWQEGCKAVYYVRTVQRDSFKEADDSCAACAN
- a CDS encoding ribonucleoside-diphosphate reductase; the encoded protein is MTLDFFSSSAMDKNGHQKPLKMPINPIFNPNGNDDIAHRSIWFGETTNLMQLNDVRYSWAVGLYKQMRENFWVN